The sequence below is a genomic window from Anaerocolumna chitinilytica.
TGACGGCGGTGAACTTGGAGAAATAGAATACGAGAATTTTAATGCAGCCGCAGGAAAAATTCAGATTCAAGGTGTAAGTATCCATCCCGGCAGTGCAAAGAATAAGATGGTAAATGCTTTGTTACTTGCAATGGAGTTCCAGAATATGCTTCCGGCCAACGAAGACCCTATGTATACCGAGAATTATGAAGGTTTCTATATGTTGAATGCTTTGGAAGGAACCGTAGATTCTGCAAGAGCTGTATACATCATTCGTGATCATGATAAAGCCCAGTTTGAAGCAAAAAAAGCCAGATTCATTAAAATCGGAGAATACCTGAACGAAAAATACGGTGAGGGTACTTTTAAAGTAGAAGTAAAAGATTCTTATTACAATATGAAAGAAAAAGTAGAACCGCATATACATCTGATTGATAATGCTAAACGTGCTATGGAAGAAGTTGGGGTAACGCCGATTGTTGTTCCCATTCGCGGCGGTACAGATGGTGCAAGACTTTCTTACATGGGGCTTCCCTGCCCTAATCTTTGTGCCGGAGGAAATAATTTTCACGGAAGATATGAATTCATACCGGTACAATCCATGGAGAAAATCGTTGAAATATTATTAAAGATAGTGGAAATATATTCAACAGAAGAAAATGCAAAATAGAACAAAGATGTATCATACAATGGTGTAAAATACAAAGAAGTATTTTCCGGGCACAAAATTGATGTCTTATGGAGAATACTTCTTTTTTATTGGATTTTAAATGTTCTGAATCAGAGATAAAAGTACAGATATAATTACATAGTTAACTTTTAAGCACTGAAAAGTTTTGATAATAAAGAATTTCATATTGATTTTTTATATAAATTAAGTTATTATATACGGAAACATCGTAATTTTATACATTCCAGCGTTAAACAGTCAAATTAAAAGTGAAGGTGGTATTGCTATGAATAGTGATTCAGTGAAAACAGGAATTCAACAAGCTCCCCATAGATCTCTCTTTAATGCGCTTGGTATTACCAAGGAAGAATTGGACAGACCATTAATTGGTATCGTCAGTTCTTATAACGAAATCGTTCCAGGCCATATGAATCTCGACAAAATTGTAGATGCCGTCAAGATGGGAGTTGCCATGGCAGGCGGAACCCCAATCGTATTTCCGGCAATTGCAGTCTGCGACGGAATCTCTATGGGACATACGGGAATGAAATATTCTCTTGTTACCAGAGATCTAATCGCTGATTCCACAGAAGCTATGGCAATGGCACATGCTTTTGACGCATTGGTAATGGTACCTAATTGCGATAAGAACGTTCCCGGGTTATTAATGGCAGCAGCAAGAGTAAATGTCCCGACTATCTTTGTAAGTGGGGGGCCTATGCTTGCAGGTAGGGTGAAAGGTGAGAAAACAAGCCTTTCCAGTATGTTTGAAGCTGTAGGTGCTTATACTGCTGGTAAATTGTCAGAAGAGGAGGTAGAGGAATATGCCTGTAAGGTATGCCCTACCGCTGGTTCCTGTTCCGGTATGTATACAGCAAATAGCATGAATTGCCTCACAGAAGTCCTTGGTATGGGACTACAGGGTAACGGAACCATTCCCGCAGTATTTTCTGAAAGAATCCGTTTAGCCAAACATGCGGGAATGAAGATTATGGAACTCCTTGAAAGAAACATTCGCCCTAGAGATATTATGGTAAGAGAAGCCTTTATGAATGCTTTAACTGTAGATATGGCATTGGGATGCTCCACCAATAGTATGCTCCATCTTCCGGCAATTGCACATGAAGCAGGAGTAGAACTAAATCTCGAGATAGCAAATGAAATCAGTGCAAAGACCCCGAATCTCTGCCATCTGGCACCGGCAGGTCATGCCTATATAGAAGATTTGAATGAAGCAGGCGGAGTTTATGCCGTTATGAATGAGCTTGACAAAAAGGGTCTCATCGAGAAAGATTTAATAACAGTAAGCGGTAAAACCGTAGGGGAGAATATTGCTCACTGCAGGAATTTGGACACGGATGTCATAAGAAGCATTGATAATCCATATAGTGAAACAGGTGGCATAGCAATTTTAAAAGGGAATCTGGCTACTGACTCCGCTATAGTTAAAAGGTCTGCTGTAGCTCCTGAAATGTTAAAACACGAAGGTCCTGCGAGAGTATTCGACTCTGAAGATGATGCTATTAAGACTATAAAAGAGGGCAAAATTAATCCAGGAGATGTCGTAGTTATCCGTTATGAAGGACCCAAAGGCGGCCCCGGAATGAGGGAGATGCTCAATCCAACCTCAGCTATCATGGGAATGGGACTTGGATCCAGTGTAGCCTTAATTACAGATGGAAGATTCTCTGGTGCTTCCAGAGGTGCCTGTATCGGACATGTGTGCCCCGAAGCTGCCGTAGGCGGTAATATCGCTCTTCTAGAAGAAGGAGACCTCATTCAAATAGATATTACATCGAATTCCTTAAATGTAGCTCTCTCAGAAGATGAGCTTAATAAACGCAGGGAGAAATGGCAGCCTAAACAGCCTAAGATAACAACCGGCTATCTGGCAAGATATTCAGCTATGGTTACATCTGCCAGCAGAGGTGCTATCTTAGAGGTGCCAACAAGATAATAATAACAACGAATATTACCATATCTTAACATAAAACAGATATAGATATAACATACCGGCAACGGTTTCAAATGAAAAGGCTAAAAGAGAGGTGCAAAGATGCAGTTAACAGGATCACAGATTTTAGTAGAATGTTTAAAAGAACAGGGCGTAGATACCATCTTCGGGTATCCGGGCGGAGCTGTCCTAAATATCTATGATGAATTATACAGACATCAGGACGAGATACGGCATATATTAACCTCCCATGAGCAGGGAGCCTCCCATGCTGCAGACGGTTATGCCAGATCCACCGGTAAAGTAGGTGTATGCCTGGCAACCAGCGGACCCGGAGCTACTAATTTAGTAACAGGTATCGCAACAGCTTATATGGATTCCGTCCCAATGGTTGCAATAACAGGGAATGTTGCCGTTAATCTCTTAGGAAAGGATAGTTTTCAGGAAGTTGATATCGCAGGTATTACAATGCCTGTTACCAAACATAATTATATTGTGAAAGATGTAACACAATTAGCCGATACCATCCGGAAAGCCTTTCTCATTGCCCAGACAGGAAGACCGGGTCCGGTTTTGATTGATATTGCGAAGGATGTTACTGCAAATAAAACAGAATACCAAAGAGTCACGCCTCCAATAATAAATCGAATTACAGATACTTTTACAGCAGAAGATATTTCTACTGCAATTTCAATGATTGTGGAATCAAAAAAGCCCGTAATCTTTGTCGGCGGCGGAGCAGTAATATCTGATGCCTGGATAGAATTAAGAGAATTTGTAAAAAGAACAGATGCACCGGTAACGGATACCCTTATGGGAAAGGGTGCTTTTAGTGGTGAGGATACCTATTACACCGGAATGTTAGGCATGCATGGTACGAAAACAGCGAACTATAGTGTTACCGAATGTGATCTCTTAATCACGGTAGGTTCCAGATTCAGTGACAGAGTAACAGGCAATACAGCGCGTTTCGCAAGAAATGCCAAAATTCTGCAAATAGATGTAGACCCCGCGGAAATCAACAAGAATGTCTTAGTTGACCATGCAGTTATCGGTGATATCAAAGAGGTTTTAAAAGCAATCAATAACAGATTACCAGAACAAAAACATAAGGACTGGCTTGATCACGTGATGGATATGAAGAAGAAATATCCTTTAAAATACCACGAGCGAGGTCTTACCGGACCATTTATCTTAAATAAACTTTATGAGCTTACGAATGGAGAAGCTATAATAACGACAGAGGTCGGCCAGCATCAGATGTGGTCTGCCCAGTATTTTAACTACAAATACCCGAGGACCTTTATAACCTCTGGCGGCCTTGGTACCATGGGCTACGGGTTAGGTGCTTGTATAGGAGCAAAAGTAGGAAATACAGACAAAACGGTTATAAATATTGCCGGAGACGGTTGCTTTCGAATGAATATGAACGAGATTGCCACCGCTACCAGATATAACATCCCTATCATTCAGGTGATTTTTAATAATCATGTACTTGGTATGGTACGTCAGTGGCAATCCTTATTCTATGGCGAACGCTACTCCTATACCACCTTAAATGATTCCGTGGATTTTGTTAAATTGGCTGAAGCTATGGGAGCAAAGGCATATCGTATAACCAAAAGAGAAGAAGCAGAAACTGTTTTAAAAGAAGCCATCAGTCTGAACATCCCGGTAGTAATTGACTGTCAATTGGAGAGTGATGATAAGGTCTGGCCTATGGTTGCTCCCGGTGCTGCTATCGAGGAAGTTTTTACGGAAGAAGATTTGGAAGCCGGTAATAAATAGGAAAGATATAAGATTATATTGACTAAATTTTAACTTAGTTTTATAATGTAATGGATTAAAGCGTTCACGCGTCAAAAAACCAGCGGGGCAAAGAGGCCTATCTTCTTTGCTCTGACTGAATAATAATAAGGAGGATATGTAAGTGGCGAGAATTTATAATTTTTCAGCAGGCCCGGCCGTATTGCCGGAAGAAGTACTTAAAGAAGCAGCAGAAGAGATGCTGGATTATAGGGGAACCGGAATGTCAGTTATGGAGATGAGTCACAGATCAAAGGCTTATGAGACAATCATTAACGAAGCAGAAGCTGACTTAAGAGAACTGATGAATATTCCTGATAACTATAAAGTACTCTTTTTGCAAGGTGGCGCTTCTTCACAATTTGCCATGATTCCGATGAACCTGATGAAGAATAAGGTGGCAGACTATATTGTCACAGGGTTATGGGCAAAAAAAGCATTTCAGGAAGCTAAAATATATGGCACAGCGAATAAAATTGCTTCTTCCGAAGATAAAACTTTTACTTACATACCCGATTGTTCCGATCTTCCTATAAGCGAGAATGCTGATTACGTTTATATTTGTGAAAATAATACCATATATGGTACAAAATTTAAGACCCTTCCTAATACGAAAGGAAAACCCCTTGTTGCAGATGTCTCTTCCTGCTTTCTTTCAGAGCCGGTAGATGTAACAAAGTATGGTATAATCTACGGCGGAGTACAAAAGAATGTGGGACCTGCCGGTGTTGTTATCGTTATTATCCGAGAGGATTTGATAACAGAGGATACTTTACCCGGTACTCCAACTATGTTCAAATATAAAATTCATCTGGATAATGGTTCTATGTATAATACGCCTCCCGCTTATGGTATCTATATCTGCGGAAAAGTCTTTAAATGGCTTAAGAAACTGGGCGGTTTGGAAGCAATGAAAGAAATCAATGAGAGAAAAGCAGCTATTCTCTATAATTTCTTAGATGAGAGTAAACTCTTTAAGGGCACTGTTGTAAAAGAAGACCGTTCATTGATGAATGTTCCTTTTATAACAGGAGATGATGAATTGGATGCTAAATTTGTTAAAGAGGCAAAGGCCGCAGGCTTTGAAAACTTAAAGGGTCACAGAACCGTAGGTGGTATGCGTGCCAGTATCTATAATGCAATGCCCATAGAAGGTGTTGAAAAATTAGTTGAATTCATGAAGGAATTTGAAGCTAAAAATCTAAAATAGCAGAGAGGAGTACTTATGCCGAAGTTTAAATATCATTGCCTGAATCCAATTGCCGGAGTGGGACTTAAGCTTTTTTCAGAAAATTATGAGACAACTGAAGATATAAAGGAATCAGATGCAGTTCTGGTAAGAAGTGCCTCTATGCTGGAGATGGAACTCACTGATAACATTGCAGCTATTGCACGTGCTGGTGCCGGTGTAAATAATATCCCTTTGGATAGATGTGCCGGAGATGGAATTGTAGTATTTAATACCCCGGGAGCAAATGCCAACGGTGTGAAAGAGCTTGTGATTGCAGGTCTTATGCTTGCTTCCAGAAATATAGTAGGCGGTATTAACTGGGTCCAGACTATAAAAGAAGAAAAAGATATTGCTAAGCTGGTGGAAAAAGGAAAAGCCAAATTCGCCGGCAAGGAAATCCAAGGTAAAAAGCTTGGTGTCATCGGACTTGGAGCCATAGGGGTACTGGTTGCTAACGCTGCTAACCGCCTTGGTATGGAAGTCTACGGCTGCGATCCTTATATTTCAGTAGAGCATGCTTGGAACTTATCCCGCGATATAATATCTGTAAAATCCAAAGATGATATTTATAGAGAATGTGATTATATAAGCCTTCATGTTCCCTTATTAGACGATACCAAGAAGATGATCAATAAAGAAACCCTGTCAAAATGTAAAGACGGAGTTGTTATCCTTAATTTCGCAAGAGATCTGCTGGTAAATGATGAAGATATGGAAGAAGCATTAAAATCCGGAAAAGTAGGAGCCTATGTAACAGACTTTCCAAATGATAAGACCGCTGCTATGGAAGGGGTTATAGCAATTCCACATCTTGGAGCCTCCACAGAAGAGTCGGAAGATAATTGTGCTGTCATGGCTGTAAAGCAAATCAAGGATTATTTAGAACATGGTATCATTAAGAATTCTGTTAATTATCCGGATTGTGATGCAGGAACCTTCACTGGCGGAACCAGAGTAACCATTAACCATAAAAACATTCCTAATATGTTAACGCAGTTCACCGGTGTATTTTCTTCAGAGAATATCAATATATCAAACCTTATCAATAAAAGTAAAGGCGATTATGCTTACACCGTAATTGATATAGAAGGAAGTATCGCTTCCGGTACTTCGGCTAAATTAGAAACAATAGACGGAGTATTAAAGGTCAGAACTATATCCGAATAAAAATATTACGAGAAAGACAGGTTAATACCAAGAGAAAACAGGCTTTTGGTATTGACCTTTTTTAATAAAAGGAGGCAAAATGGCAACTATCAAACCTTTTCGTGCAATAAGACCAGGAAATACAAATAATACTACAACTGCTCTGGCGGAGAAAATAGCAGCATTACCCTACGACGTTTACAATAGAGAAGAAGCAAAAGCAGAGATAATAAGAGAGCCTCTGTCCTTTCTGAGAATAGACAGAGCTGAGACCACACTTCCAGATAACATATCTACCTACGATGATTTGGTATATGATAGGGCAAAGGAACTACTGGAAGAAATGATTAACAAAGAACAGTTTATTCAGGAAGAAAAAGAATGCTTTTATATCTACGAACTCATCATGAATGGAAAAAGTCAAACCGGACTTGTTGCCTGTGCATCAATTGACGACTATCAAAATGGAGTTATTAAACGCCATGAGAATACAAGAACCGATAAAGAGCTGGACAGGATAAGACACATTGACAGCTGTAATGCCCAGACCGGTCCTATTTTTTTAACCTTTCGAGGATCCGATAGGATTAAGAATATTCTTAATCTCAATAAAACAAAGGAAAAACTCTACTGTTTTACTTCACCCGATGGCATTACTCACAATGTATGGAAGATTGATGATATAGAAGAGATTACAACAATAAAAGAGGAATTCGAACATATTACTTCTATTTATATAGCTGATGGTCATCATAGAGCTGCTTCTGCGATAAAAGTGGGTATGAAACGCAGAGAAGAGCATACAAACTATACCGGAAAAGAAGAATTTAATTACTTCTTGTCTGTAATCTTCCCCTCTGAAGAACTTATGATTATGCCTTATAACCGAGTTGTAAAAGATTTAAATGGTAATACCCTCGAAGAATTTCATGCTAAAGTGTCTGAATATTTTACAATTACGTTTTTAGGTGCTGAACCTTACCAACCAACAGGAAAAGGAGAGTTTGGTATGTATCTCAAAAATGGATGGTATAAACTTAAAATAAAAAAAGAATACGAAAAGAAGGATCCGGTGGCAGGGCTGGATGTTTCTTTATTACAGGATTATCTCCTCGAGCCGGTGCTTGGAATCAAAGACCCCCGCAGTGATAAGAGAATTGATTTTGTTGGCGGTATCAGAGGACTGAGAGAATTAGAGCGGAGAGTACAAGAGGATATGGCAGTTGCCTTTTCGATGTATCCAACAGACATCCAAGAATTAATAGCAGTATCCGACAAAGATAAATTAATGCCGCCAAAATCCACCTGGTTTGAGCCAAAACTTAGGAGCGGTCTTTTCATTCACAAGATTTAAGTATTTCTAGGAATAGGAAATTACTAATTTAAGAGAAATCATAAATTCTTTTACTAAAAATAAAAAATTATTTAAAATTTATGGAACGATACCATATTTTGCATCGTCTAATGGTTGAACTAGGAAATAATATAAAAATCTAGTAAAGGAGGAATTTTTATGATATCAAAAAAAATTGGGGCTGTAATCCTAAGCAGTGCCCTTATAGTAAGTGCCCTGCCGATTCAATCTTTAGCAGCGGCAGATCTTATTCAAACAACTAAAATAGCAGCAGGTGTACAATCAGGTGCGGCTGTGTCGTCAGAGGATTTAGAAAGTATGATAAATACTGTGAAATCTAAAATTACCATACCTTCCGAATTATCAGAGTTTTCCTACAATTATTATACTGGCGATCCTTATTCCAACAATACTTGGAACCTGATCTGGTCTACGAAAGACGGCAGTAAAAGTATCAATGTAAATTCTGATTCAAAAGGTCATATAACCTATTATAGTTATTATACGAACCAGAGTTATAAACCGGTTTATCTTCAAAGCGAATTAAAAGATAAGGCTGATGCATTTATAAAGGGGATTACACCGGATATCTTCAGTAAGCTTCAATATATCCAGACTTCTTCTACAGCATCCTATAACGGTTCTTATACCTATCAGTATCAAAGAGTTGAGAACGGAATACCCATGCCGGATAATACTGTCAGTGTAAGTGTTAATTATCAGACAGGTGTTGTAACCACCTATTCCAGCAATTGGCTTTATGATGTCACAATACCTTCTTCCAATGCCAAGATAACGAAGGATGCGGCAGCTGCCTTAATTGGAAAGAATAGCAAAATGACCTTATCTTATCAAAGCGCATATACAACTGATAACAATGGCAAAAGTACTGCCAAGGCATTTCTGGTATACAGCCCTGAAAAGTCCTATATCGCTGTTGATGCTTTAACAGGAAAAGTATATGACACTCAGAACCTTTGGAATACAGCCTATTCTTCAAAAGAAGAAGCAAGCCTTGATATGGGCAGTGCCAAAGCAGGTAATCTGACACCACAGGAATCTGCTGAAGTTGACAGTATAAAGGGTCTGATTTCTAAAAACGATGCTATAAATGCTATTAAAGGTAATACAAAGCTGCTTTTTGATAAAAACATGACATCAATAACAGCCAATCTCTATAAAAATACGAATATAAATGGTACTACAGCTTATGTTTGGAATGTTAGCTTTTCTGATCCAAGAGAGGTAAAAGAGGGTTCCACAAATTCTTACCGTGCATATGCTTATGCATCGGTAGATGCTAAGACTGGTAAGATAATGTCTTATTATTCCAGCACAAACAATTATTATAATACCACGAAAGATAAGTGGAACGATACTAAAATCAAATATACTGCTAAGCAGGGAAAGAGCATCTTTGAAGGCTTTTTAAAGACAGAAATACCGGATTATTTTAAGAATTCATCCTATACCGGTACTTCCAATGATTACATTATTGCCTACAAAGACAGCAAGCCGGTATATGGCGGTTACACCTATAATTATCAGCGAATGAATGAAAATATTCCGTATGCTGGTAACAATATTAGTGGTGCCGTTGACGGTGTAACCGGAAAGATTTATAACTTCAATTATAATTGGGATACCCAGTTAACTTTTGAAGCACCTACTAATATCATTTCCGCAGATAAAGCTTTCACGAACTATATTGCTAACGAAGGATACCACTTGGTTTATGAAGTATATTATAAGAATGCAGTTTCCAGTTCTTCTTATACTCAGACTCCTTTGGTTCGACTTGTATACCGTACCGATATCTCTCCGGATTATATCTCTCCATTTACCGGAAAGCAGCTTGATTATGATGGCAAAGAATATGTAAAGCCTACTAGTCTTTATAACTATACGGATATTCAGGGGAATTCCTCAGCCAGAAATATAATTCTTCTTGCTAATATGGGAATTGGTTTTGAAGGTGGGTTATTTAAACCTACTCAGGCAATTACAACTACAGAATTAAATGATTTTATTTCAAAAGCAGGCTTCTATGCCGATTCCTCTAAATATAAACTCACAGGAACTTCAGTAAGCCGTATGGATGCTGCAAAATATGCAGTTCAAGTATTAGGTCTTGAAAAAGCAGCTAAAATCAGCGGAATCTATACACTTAATGTAGCAGACCAGTCATTAATTAACCAGTCTGATTTAGGTTATGCAGCCATCGCATTTGGACTTAAGCTTTTAGTGCCTAATAATAGTAACCAATTACATGCAAGTGATAACCTTACACGTCAGGATGCTGCTGATTTAATCGTAGCAATGTTAAATAGTCAGGAATAATTTTATAATATGTATATCTAAAGGGTTGTTGCAAGATGAACCCTGTAGAGCATAACTTGCCAGAATGGACTGTTTGACCGACAGTTGATACGAATTGGCATACTAGATCTAACATTTTATGTAAGATTTTAGTATGCCAATCATATCGTTTGCCGATCAATTGTTTAATCAAGCATTTATCCTCTGCAGTGCTTCCTTAGCAACAGCCCTTTTTTAAGAATTTAAAAATTACATGTTTTATTTAGATAATTTTCACTTTTTTAAGCCAAGCTTTTGTGGTAATATAAGTATAAGTATATAAGCTATTGATATATGCCGCTATCAGCGGCGGAATGAGAGGAAAAGATGCAAGATATATTATTTTTAGAACCAGTATTTAAAGAAATGATCTGGGGCGGTAACAGGCTGAACACAGATTTCGGCTATGATATCCCAAGTGATAATACCGGGGAATGTTGGGCTGTCAGTGCTCATACTAATGGAGATTGCAAGATAAAAGCAGGTGAATATAAAGGAGAGACCTTAAGCAGTCTGTGGGCAAATCACAGAGAGCTTTTTGGTAATGCAGAAGGTGACGTATTTCCGCTTTTAATTAAAATTATAGATGCCAAACAAGATTTAAGTATTCAGGTTCATCCGGATGATAATTATGCAAAAACCCACGAGAATGGCTCACTTGGTAAAACAGAATGCTGGTATATCTTAAATTGCAAAGATGATGGTAAAATTGTTATCGGACATAATGCTAACAACAAAGAAGAATTGTCTTCCATGATCCATAATAACCAGTGGGAAGAACTTATTCGTGTAATCCCCATTAAAAAAGGTGATTTCTTTCAGATTATACCCGGAACCGTACATGCAATCAAAGCCGGTACCGTAATCTTAGAAACCCAACAGAACAGTGATATAACATATCGGCTTTACGACTATGGCCGATTACAAAACGGCAAACCCCGTGAACTGCATATTGATAAAAGTATCGATGTTATTACCTGCCCTCAAAAGCTTACTGAGCCAGTAAGAAAAATATGGGACATAAAAGGCGGACAGATAGAAGAGCTGGTAAACTGTGAATTTTATACCGTAGAAAAGATAACAATAAATGGAAGCACAGCCTTAGAGCAGGTTGAGCCTTTTACCATTATGAGTGTTATTAATGGTGAAGGATATTTAGATGGTGAACGAATCACCAAAGGTGACCATTTTATTCTTCCATCCGGATTTGGAAGCTATGTGCTGGAAGGTAATTTGGAGTGTATCGCATCTCACATCTAAGTACCACCAGTTAAATAAATATAAATTATTTTATATATACCAAATAAAGTATGTTACCACATGTAAGGAGATAACTCATGAGCAGTATTTTTAACTTGGACAACCCATTTTTTTCAGGACTGAATAAGATTGTAGATGCATTCTTTTTAAGTATTATATTTTTAATTACCTGTATTCCTATTATTACCATTGGTCCTGCTTTAACAGCTCTTTATTATGCGACTGCCAAATCTCTGCGCAGAGACAGAGGTTATATCTCAAAAGAGTATTTTAAAGCTTTTAAGTTAAACTTTTTACAAGGTCTTGTCAGCGGACTTATATTAATTGCAGCTTCCTCTATACTTGCTATCGACTGGAGATATGCAAAAAATCTCCATAATACTACAGGAGTTATTCTTTTTAGCATCTTTA
It includes:
- the serC gene encoding 3-phosphoserine/phosphohydroxythreonine transaminase gives rise to the protein MARIYNFSAGPAVLPEEVLKEAAEEMLDYRGTGMSVMEMSHRSKAYETIINEAEADLRELMNIPDNYKVLFLQGGASSQFAMIPMNLMKNKVADYIVTGLWAKKAFQEAKIYGTANKIASSEDKTFTYIPDCSDLPISENADYVYICENNTIYGTKFKTLPNTKGKPLVADVSSCFLSEPVDVTKYGIIYGGVQKNVGPAGVVIVIIREDLITEDTLPGTPTMFKYKIHLDNGSMYNTPPAYGIYICGKVFKWLKKLGGLEAMKEINERKAAILYNFLDESKLFKGTVVKEDRSLMNVPFITGDDELDAKFVKEAKAAGFENLKGHRTVGGMRASIYNAMPIEGVEKLVEFMKEFEAKNLK
- the ilvD gene encoding dihydroxy-acid dehydratase, with translation MNSDSVKTGIQQAPHRSLFNALGITKEELDRPLIGIVSSYNEIVPGHMNLDKIVDAVKMGVAMAGGTPIVFPAIAVCDGISMGHTGMKYSLVTRDLIADSTEAMAMAHAFDALVMVPNCDKNVPGLLMAAARVNVPTIFVSGGPMLAGRVKGEKTSLSSMFEAVGAYTAGKLSEEEVEEYACKVCPTAGSCSGMYTANSMNCLTEVLGMGLQGNGTIPAVFSERIRLAKHAGMKIMELLERNIRPRDIMVREAFMNALTVDMALGCSTNSMLHLPAIAHEAGVELNLEIANEISAKTPNLCHLAPAGHAYIEDLNEAGGVYAVMNELDKKGLIEKDLITVSGKTVGENIAHCRNLDTDVIRSIDNPYSETGGIAILKGNLATDSAIVKRSAVAPEMLKHEGPARVFDSEDDAIKTIKEGKINPGDVVVIRYEGPKGGPGMREMLNPTSAIMGMGLGSSVALITDGRFSGASRGACIGHVCPEAAVGGNIALLEEGDLIQIDITSNSLNVALSEDELNKRREKWQPKQPKITTGYLARYSAMVTSASRGAILEVPTR
- a CDS encoding phosphoglycerate dehydrogenase encodes the protein MPKFKYHCLNPIAGVGLKLFSENYETTEDIKESDAVLVRSASMLEMELTDNIAAIARAGAGVNNIPLDRCAGDGIVVFNTPGANANGVKELVIAGLMLASRNIVGGINWVQTIKEEKDIAKLVEKGKAKFAGKEIQGKKLGVIGLGAIGVLVANAANRLGMEVYGCDPYISVEHAWNLSRDIISVKSKDDIYRECDYISLHVPLLDDTKKMINKETLSKCKDGVVILNFARDLLVNDEDMEEALKSGKVGAYVTDFPNDKTAAMEGVIAIPHLGASTEESEDNCAVMAVKQIKDYLEHGIIKNSVNYPDCDAGTFTGGTRVTINHKNIPNMLTQFTGVFSSENINISNLINKSKGDYAYTVIDIEGSIASGTSAKLETIDGVLKVRTISE
- the ilvB gene encoding biosynthetic-type acetolactate synthase large subunit yields the protein MQLTGSQILVECLKEQGVDTIFGYPGGAVLNIYDELYRHQDEIRHILTSHEQGASHAADGYARSTGKVGVCLATSGPGATNLVTGIATAYMDSVPMVAITGNVAVNLLGKDSFQEVDIAGITMPVTKHNYIVKDVTQLADTIRKAFLIAQTGRPGPVLIDIAKDVTANKTEYQRVTPPIINRITDTFTAEDISTAISMIVESKKPVIFVGGGAVISDAWIELREFVKRTDAPVTDTLMGKGAFSGEDTYYTGMLGMHGTKTANYSVTECDLLITVGSRFSDRVTGNTARFARNAKILQIDVDPAEINKNVLVDHAVIGDIKEVLKAINNRLPEQKHKDWLDHVMDMKKKYPLKYHERGLTGPFILNKLYELTNGEAIITTEVGQHQMWSAQYFNYKYPRTFITSGGLGTMGYGLGACIGAKVGNTDKTVINIAGDGCFRMNMNEIATATRYNIPIIQVIFNNHVLGMVRQWQSLFYGERYSYTTLNDSVDFVKLAEAMGAKAYRITKREEAETVLKEAISLNIPVVIDCQLESDDKVWPMVAPGAAIEEVFTEEDLEAGNK
- a CDS encoding DUF1015 domain-containing protein; this translates as MATIKPFRAIRPGNTNNTTTALAEKIAALPYDVYNREEAKAEIIREPLSFLRIDRAETTLPDNISTYDDLVYDRAKELLEEMINKEQFIQEEKECFYIYELIMNGKSQTGLVACASIDDYQNGVIKRHENTRTDKELDRIRHIDSCNAQTGPIFLTFRGSDRIKNILNLNKTKEKLYCFTSPDGITHNVWKIDDIEEITTIKEEFEHITSIYIADGHHRAASAIKVGMKRREEHTNYTGKEEFNYFLSVIFPSEELMIMPYNRVVKDLNGNTLEEFHAKVSEYFTITFLGAEPYQPTGKGEFGMYLKNGWYKLKIKKEYEKKDPVAGLDVSLLQDYLLEPVLGIKDPRSDKRIDFVGGIRGLRELERRVQEDMAVAFSMYPTDIQELIAVSDKDKLMPPKSTWFEPKLRSGLFIHKI
- the pepT gene encoding peptidase T — protein: MKNVVERFLEYVKVDTQSQDDMENVPSTEKQRNLAEILVKELKEMGAENVRLSDHCYVYATIPSNSKKKLPSIGFVSHMDTSNALSGKDVKPRIVKNYDGGEIVLNEELNIRMDANAYPVLSLSKGKDLIVTDGTTLLGADDKAGVAEILTMAETLLTHPEIEHGTIQIGFTPDEEVGRGVDFFDVEGFGADFAYTIDGGELGEIEYENFNAAAGKIQIQGVSIHPGSAKNKMVNALLLAMEFQNMLPANEDPMYTENYEGFYMLNALEGTVDSARAVYIIRDHDKAQFEAKKARFIKIGEYLNEKYGEGTFKVEVKDSYYNMKEKVEPHIHLIDNAKRAMEEVGVTPIVVPIRGGTDGARLSYMGLPCPNLCAGGNNFHGRYEFIPVQSMEKIVEILLKIVEIYSTEENAK